ACACAATAGTTCTGGCTGTTTTGGTGTTTtggcactcttagaaaaaaagttcCAAAAGGGtgcttcggctgtccccataggagaacccattttggttccaggtagaaagaagccttttaggttccatgtagaaccctctgtggaaagggtgcTACATGGAAcccgaaagggttctacctgaacaAAAAAGGGTTCTTTAAAGGATTCTCCTGTGGGACCTTTTTTTCTATGAGTGTACCACAGtgttgcgtgcgtgcgtgcgtgcgtgacaTTACCATCATGCTTTATGCATGAGGACCAGCAGTCCTCCGGTCAGGATAGGAGAGTGTCCCAACCCAGGTCTGGCCAACACTGATCTTCTTCTTCCAGCACACCATTTACACTCCGGTTCAACTCATTCTGGTCTAAATGGAAGATTATGGTTAGTTTgtttagttgaatcaggtgtgttagagctGGGCTGAAAGGAAAACCTGCACCATCACACCATCTTACTTGCACAACTTGCGCTCATGTCCATCTCCGTGCAATCAAACTTGTGATGTTTTTTATGGTTTCCGTGCAGTGACAGACTGGTTCTCTGCTGAGTCCTTCTCTGAGGAGTTGTAAAACAACAGGAGAGCAGGCTGAGCAACAGTGGGCAACGCAACCAGTCAATTCGTCATCCCTTTTCCCCATCATGATGGTAGGAACACTGCCTTGGACGTCAATAGCTAGGTCTATGCCAGGGGGTGTTACCCAACCCTGTTTTTATGTTATTGTCCAGCGCTGCCTGACACTATCCTTACTGAGAAAGCAGGGGCACTTCCTGAATCAACAGTAGCAGCAGCCAATCACAACATTCCATTTCCAACATGAAGTTAAACTGTGTGGGACCGCAGCCCTGGTTAGATGCCCATGGCTGTATCTCATTCCAGAGAGTTGGTCCCTTCATTTATCCTAGCTCCTTTACAGATCTGACACACTGGAGAGGTGGAAACAATAGTGGAAGGGGTATTTGAAGGGGGGCATGAGGAAGTCATAGCACCATCATAGCGCTAGCATCTGTTGAAGACCCTTGTCTGcctaagatatatatatatatttgtttttccATAAGACTACATTACGTGAAATAAACatgaatatatatttatatatgatTGTTCCAGTTATCATGTCATATAtgtttgttccagtcattatgTAATGTTATTTTCAATGTCAAGTTGACATCATTATTGAGTTTAGTTGACATGACCTGTACCATGTTAGGATACCTTTAGGGTCAGAGCTACATGATAACCTACATTGATTGACATACTGATACTTACTTGCATTATGTGAAAATTGGATTATAAACTGCAAGATTTATATCAAGTGACAGGTGGGGATTTAAATGCGGTGAAGTTAGAAGCTATTGCCTACACAATCCAGTTCTGATTCCTGTTATTTTTTAACAGTGGAAGTAAAAAACTTTTTCGTAATGAGATGCAGCCCAGAGTCTGTAATTTCTAGTCGAAGAGAGAAGTTGCTGATTTTCCATGCtttgtttttatttaaaaaacaataaCTTTATTATTTGTGATGATATCATGTTCCTGATAAAAATACAGTCACTGGGCCTCAGCTTATTACCTTTCCCAGAACTATTTGACGTATAAGATAAATGCTTTGAAGATATCCAGCACATTTCTTTCATTCTGTCATTGTCCCAGCTGGAATGGGTTAAACCTGTTAAACTCTGAGAGGTTGTTTTGGACCAGATGCTTCATTTGAACGCTACAGCCCTTGTCTTTTTGGAAATCAAACTATCTTACTGCTGGGAATGTCATAAGAATCTGGAACAGTGACTCACTACCCAAACCAGATGCAGCTGGTTTCAAGTGTCCAAGAGATGTCATGTGATCACTTACTGCTCTCTAGTGTATGAACTGGGAATCAGTTAGGGGGTATATTTACATCAATGGATAGGTAGAGACTTCAGCTTTCTCCTCATATGTATATCATTCCTGTAAGACGAAAATTACGTTGCACAAGCCCTGTGCTTTTAAAATGGCTGTGTTCCTATGGGAATTTGCACTTGATTAGAACATACCATTAGGTAAAAGATCTGACTTATTATTATACATTATTTTTGGAACAGTAATTGGTGACATATTTTATGTAAAACTTAGACTTTCAAATCTCTTATCCCCCCACCCATGTTAACATTACCTAAACATGACCTAAAACAGGTTCATTATAAAGAGCACCTTTCCAGGTGACAGTATCTGAGGCGTGTGCATTGCATACCTCTGCTACATTGCTAACACATTGGGTTAATCTGTGTTGATTGTCAAAATAGTATAATAGTGCATAACTCTGATTTGAACTTGGCCTGTAAATTACAACATTACAATTTCTGTTTTTTACTCCTCCCGGATTCCCAATTTCTCGACCAATAACATTTAGAGTATGTGTGTGAGGTATGTGTGTGACGTGTGTCTGAGGTGTGTGTGGAGTTACAGTAAGTGTTTGAGGCCAGGGGACACATTCCTGCCCAGATTTCTGTGTGATTAGATCCCCCCTTTTACGCACGGAGAGcaacccttcctccctctctcccttcctccttcctccccacCCCATGTTAGTGTCCCAAGAGACACAGAGAAAACAGAGAACTGGAAATGATGGAGAtaatttctcctctctctttctctctctctcactctctcaaccCTCCCTCTAAAcccactctttccctctctctccctcttgctcattaaactttattttactctctctctctccctctctctcaaaccCTCTCTagatctttctttctctctatgtctcgctctctctcatctctcttttactctctctctcttcacttcctGTGTTCCAAACACAGACCTGTGTCTAAACAAAACATTGCCCCTGAACATCAAATATATAACTATTTCACAAAAGTGTTCCCAGAACATATACAGCCATAACAAGCTAAATGAATGGGAGGTAATGATGTTGTTAAGGGGTGGAGAAGTGTATGTTTGATTGTGCTTGCGTGCATCCGTGCGTATGTGCTTGCGTGCATACctgcgtgcatgtgtttgtgcatACGTTTTGGCATCTCTGGTGAAATTATATCAGAGTGATCACTCCACTTTCTCAGATTGGGATTCTAGACTGTTTCCTCAGACTGTGACCAGAAAGGCTGTGACCAGTAGGGCTGTGACCAGAAAGGCTGTGACCAGCAGGGCTGTGACCATTAGGGCTGTGACCAGCAGGGCTGTGACCAGTAGGGCTGTGACCAGAAAGACTGTGACCAGTAGGGCTGTGACCAGAAAGGCTGTGACCAGTAGGGCTGTGACCAGAAAGGCTGTGACCAGTAGGGCTGTGACCATTAGGGCTGTGACCAGTGCTGCTGTATTAGTGTCCCTGGGACCACCAGAGCTGTATGACCAGAGTTCTGGCACCATGTTATTGTCCCTCCAGCGGTTCTGTAATCAGACCCTCCATTCATCAGACACTGATCTGATCCCTCCAGTCCCCGTGTTCTGGGAGTCGCAGTACTCAATTATCCTGTAATGACATTAACCGTTTCTCTCATACGAGTCAATGAGACATGCATCGATGAGATAGGGACTAGCCTAATGGTGACAGACACTCATGTATTgtagtcacacacacgcacacacacacacacacacacacacacacacacacacacacacacacacacacacacacacacacacacacacacagaagtatGGATATGAGCTAGTGGGCCAGGGAACACCCTACTTTTCAAAATgtttcacacacagagagatgagacagagaaCAGGGAGGCAGTGACAACCTCTGACAGATTACCACACAATCAGCAAATACACaaagtatctgtgtgtgtgtgtgtgtgtgtgtgtgtgtgtgtgtgtgtgtgtgtgtgtgtgtgtgtgtgtgtgtgtgtgtgtgtgtgtgtgtgtgtgtgtgtgtgtgtgtgtgtgtgtgtgtgtgtgtgtgtgtgtgtgtgtgtgtgtgtgcgtgcgtgtgtgtgttatgttttcAACCTGTAGTCTCCTGCCCTGCTACCCTACCAGGGGATTCTTCAGTAGAGGGATGGATGTTGAGTAAGGGGGGGATGCAGGAGAGGTGAGGGTGAGTAAGAGATGAGTCAACTGCCCTCCGCTATAAAGAAGCCCTTATGGAGCCTgggagtgacacacacacagaccctaaGAGGTAAGAGACACTCTCCAATCTCCTCTGCACTTTCTTTTATCACTCTCTCCATCTTACCACTATCATTCTCTATAACACTTTCACTCTTTCTCTGTCTAttatgctttctctctctctctctctctctctctctctctctctctctctctctctctctctctctctctctctctctctctctctctctctctctctctctctctgatgtagTTAAACTTTATCTTGTCTGCAATGCATGGTTTGGTTTGATTGTCTTTCATGAAGTGACGTGCCAGTTATTTTAAATTAACTTTTTACTTTAAAAATGTTTCTTTAAACTTAAGAGAGAACCTTTGAAAGGAAGCATGTGGAATATTCAGCAAGCCAAGTAGATCAGGTAGACTTGATCGACTGGTTTCTGGCTGTTTTCAGTAGGATGGGTGTAGTACAGTGAGTCTTATCTGTAGTCTATTTATCAGAGGGCAGGCTGTTCTCTCTAAGTGGGGATTTCACCGCTGACCCTCTGCCAATATTGATCTGTCTAAAACAAACATGAATCTCCAACCAAAACATGACATTGAAGTTTAGACTTTAAATATTATCAGATTTATATGTGAAAATTTTTCAAGTGGATAAGTGTACGTGTGCTCCACTACAGACCACAACAGAACAACCTGCTTATGTATATATTCTCTCTTACAGGAGTACCCGTGCTATTCTTTATACAAACACAGAGGAACCACCAGGTTCTAGACACAAACCTACACACATATTGACACAGGTACACACGTTCAGGCACATACGCCCGTTCATCCAGACAACAAATATGGACTGCTCCATGGCCCTCCTGGTGTCCTCTCTGCTGGCACTGTTCAGCGTGGGGGCGGGAGCTTCACTCTCATTGCATGTAGTGAGGACCAAGGTCAAAGACCTGGCTCAAACCATGGTGATCAGGATCAAAAAGgtaatatatctatctatctatctatctatctatctatctatctatctatctatctatctatctatctatctatctatctatctatctatctatctatctatctatcagtcatccagtcagtcaATCATTAGTGTACTGATTTATGCAGTCTTTAGCTTGTTGATAATTAAACTTTAAAAAACAGTGTGTACATGAATCGTATTTAATCacatttctctcttcctccagcTGGATATATCTCCTAACCTAATCGAGGGTGTGGACTCATTTCTCCCTGCGGCTGCAGTAGATCAGCCTATAGAAGGCCTGCCTTCCATAGTGGAGACCATGGGGTTCTACCAGGACCTACTGCTCTTCCTAGACTCGGCAGACCTCAAACAGCTGGTGGAAGACGCCTCCACTATGAGGGGTCTGCTGGAGAACTGGATGATGTCACACTGCTCAGGCCGCCAGCAGAAacagacaggagagggagggCTGTCGGAGGCTCTGAAAGACACTACCAGGAAGTATGGTCTGAGCGTGGGTCCAGTGGCGCTAAACAGACTCAAGGGCTACCTCGGTCGGTTACTGCTGAACCTGGATCAGCTGAATTACTGTTACTAAGGTTGATCATCACTGAGCAACTGAACTCAGATCAGTTTGTGCCATGCTGAACAACTGTTACTGACAATGACTGTCACTGAGTAACTGAACTATGATCAACTCGTGATCTGCTGAAAACCTAGAATGAGTTGAAGCAAGACTGGACAGTGGGGTCATGGTGTCTGAAGATTCTCCAAGATTTAGATAATCCTTTCTGACCACTGTCAACTAAGTTATTAAGacattttatattgtattatttaGACAAGGACTGTAgctttatttatatttatttctaTGAAGAGAAAAATAAGCAGCTTTATTTTGTAGCATTATACACCCGTCAGTCAATGGCACAGGAGGAAGTGTTTACTTAGCATTAAATCAGCTGTAATGaagaatgtacacacacacacatgttgaaAAATGCTGCCTGCTCCAGTGAGGACTAGACTGCCTGTGTGTAGTGATGTCATCATACTCACAGAGAGGTTTTCCTGAAAGCTAAGACAGCCTCTGCCAGGAAACCAGATGTTTTGATGTTAGAGCAGTGACAGAGAGTGAAggtgtgggagagagggggtgcaAGATGGGTTCTCAATGACATTCCAAGATGGGTTCTCAATGACAacgttacagtgcattcagataGAAATGCATTGTATAGAACACATATGATTGTCTGTCCGGAAGAGCAGGGAGTCATGTCAGCTCTatttcattacatttctatctaCAACGTTCTGAATATGATGCCTCACTGAACACATCCCAACTCATTATCTTCTTGACAGTATTAGCATTTATGTCAGCAGCATACCACCATGCATCTCACTGCTGGCTTGCCAAttaagctaagcagggttggttcTGGTAGGTCCCTGGATGAGAGACCAGATGcagctggaagtggtgttggagggccagtaggaggtactctttcctctggtctgaaaaaagatcccaatgccccagggcagtgattggggacattgccatGTATAGGGTGCTGTCTAttggatgggatgttaaatgggtgtcctgactctctgtggtcagtAAAAGATCCTCAtagcacttattgtaagagtaggggtgttaaccctggggtcctggctaaattcccaatctggccatctaatcatccccagcttccaattggctcattcctcTCCCCTATAattattccccaggtcgttgctgtaaatgagaatgtgtgcTGAGTCAACTCACCTGGTAAAAAATGTATACTGTACTATATTTTTGGTACATTGGAGTAACATTTTATGTAACTATTTAATGTTGGATGATATGCAAAACTCTATTTAATAAAATGGTTTCCTTTTCTATTATTCTGTCTTTATCAGTCTTTCTTCATCAAGGGAATCCTTTGATACACATAGGGCCCAACATAGGACCCAAACCtacacacttctcagtagttggtattcagacttaccttatgcagcTGAGTAACTGGCTTTGCAGGCGTGTTCCCTTGAGCGCgctaaatacattttattcaacAGCTGAAAAACATCATGTAGTTTTCAGTCAATATGGTTTTCAGTACATATATCTAAAGTCCTCCCTTTAAATTtggtgtacctttaattagaattttgtcTACAAACTCACTAGAATATATGGAGAGAATTATCCAGAATATTaaggatcaatgaaagaaagccatgtaaATTCACATATTTTCCTATAAAtgtaccctaataatcctcactaatcatggaactgtgatgacaacggTCCAGACTAAAGTGAACTgtgcgccaggctccaggtttaaactgctagGTATGGGCCcttatccacaaagcgtctcagagtagaaaattggtcgtaAGTACTGAGAATAGGGACATTTCactcctactcttatgggtaaaaataaaaagcttTGCATGAAGCCTCTTCAGtcataagtgtcccacctagtCGACAGATGCAGTATTTAGGAGACCTCATGAGCtatcctaaccagttaagagttatCAGTAGGTATCTTGATAATAGAAAAATGCAGGGAGTAAGTggttcccttattgatgtcacttgttaaatccacttcaatcagtgtagatgaaggggaggagacagggtaaagaaggatatttaagctttgagacaattgagacatggattgtgtatgtgtgcaattcataaggtgaatgggcaagacaaaatatttaagtgcctttgaacagggtatggtagtaggtgtcaggcgcaccagtttgagtgtgtcaagaattgcaatgctgctgggtttttcacgctcaacagttttccgtgtgtatcaagaatagtccaccacccaaaggacattcagccaacttgacacaactgtgaaaagcattgcagtcaacatgggccagcatccctgtggaacgctttcgacacctggtagagtccatgccccaatggattgaggctgttctgagagaaATGGGcgtgcaactaaatattaggaaggtgttcctattgttttgtacactcagtgtattaggCAATAATTAAGACTAGGCAAAGTGATCTTGTAATGTGAAAATTCAACTAAACGTTTTTACTTTTGCCACATTTGATGTACAGTCACATTCACCCATCATTTGCAACTTGGTCAATTAGCGCCATCACTATATTTCCTTTGCAGTACCTCAAACTttcatgattaccagctgagataaacttttataagttgattttactcctggctcAGAGATTGTCTGGGCAGTGTCTAACATCATCCTAAAAcctactctgagctgggagtttttttgtcttaaaacAGCTTTTAACAGGATTCCTAGGACcttttctgagatgctttgtggaaaCGGGCCCTGGTCTGCGTTCCATAATGGTTCagataggctacatgtcccaaattatttcACAACTTGTAatacgttagcctaatatgatccactattgctagcTATCCTTAGGAACAACCACACAAACATGGCAAAGGAAAGAAATGTAAACTAACAATGTAATGGAATGATGCAGttacagttataaatgtatgtgggtataactgacggtggctacCGATAGTGGCTACTATTTAACACGATACAAATTGTAAAACGTACAGTGAAAAGTCTGGGCATAtaaaaactcagcaaaaaaagaaatgtcctctcactgtcaactgcatttattttcagcaaacttaacgtgtaaatatttgtatgaacataacaagattcaacaactgaaacataaactgaacaagttccacagacatgtgactaacagaaattgaataatgtgt
The sequence above is a segment of the Coregonus clupeaformis isolate EN_2021a chromosome 19, ASM2061545v1, whole genome shotgun sequence genome. Coding sequences within it:
- the LOC121531954 gene encoding uncharacterized protein LOC121531954 — encoded protein: MEPGSDTHTDPKRSTRAILYTNTEEPPGSRHKPTHILTQVHTFRHIRPFIQTTNMDCSMALLVSSLLALFSVGAGASLSLHVVRTKVKDLAQTMVIRIKKLDISPNLIEGVDSFLPAAAVDQPIEGLPSIVETMGFYQDLLLFLDSADLKQLVEDASTMRGLLENWMMSHCSGRQQKQTGEGGLSEALKDTTRKYGLSVGPVALNRLKGYLGRLLLNLDQLNYCY